The Vicia villosa cultivar HV-30 ecotype Madison, WI linkage group LG1, Vvil1.0, whole genome shotgun sequence genome includes a region encoding these proteins:
- the LOC131615876 gene encoding uncharacterized protein LOC131615876 translates to MDVQKRRIRLFVIVAAVIALSITAEKCRELMGEEGSSQSGKFTILNCFDMGSGTVACAVKEGVKLYFYSIRSTHVEKARQRAIETALVDAVSQGMSPTDSANHAQKESKKAAKLASRQAKRIIGPIISSGWDFFEAIYYGGTLTEGFLRGTGTLFGAYGGAYMGEQSLGRIGYLVGSHMGSWVGGRIGLMIYDVVNGVHLLLQFVQTGEIEAHKTPADENFDAPETSFDAEVPISESSESSSLYESPPSESSSLYESSPSEESNAYESAEYQNYESYENSEL, encoded by the exons ATGGATGTCCAGAAAAGAAGGATTCGGTTATTCGTAATTGTTGCCGCTGTTATTGCTCTTAGCATCACTg CTGAAAAATGCAGGGAGCTTATGGGTGAGGAGGGGTCATCTCAAAGTGGAAAGTTCACGATATTAAACTGCTTTGACATGGGCTCTGGAACTGTGGCATGTGCTGTCAAGGAAGGCGTGAAGCTCTATTTTTACAGTATTAGATCTACTCACGTTGAAAAAGCAAGGCAACGAGCAATCGAGACTGCCCTTGTCGACGCTGTTAGTCAAGGGATGTCCCCAACAGATTCAGCTAACCATGCACAAAAAGAAAGTAAAAAGGCAGCAAAATTGGCTTCCCGTCAAGCAAAACGGATAATTGGCCCCATCATCTCTTCTGGATGGGACTTTTTCGAAGCTATTTACTATGGTGGTACACTCACAGAGGGGTTCCTTAGGGGTACCGGTACCTTGTTTGGTGCTTATGGGGGAGCATACATGGGGGAGCAAAGCCTTGGCAGAATTGGCTATCTTGTTGGAAGTCACATGGGCAGTTGGGTTGGTGGCAGAATAGGATTAATGATTTATGATGTGGTTAATGGAGTGCATTTGTTGTTGCAATTTGTTCAAACAGGCGAAATTGAAGCTCATAAAACACCGGCTGATGAAAATTTTGATGCTCCAGAAACTTCCTTTGATGCCGAAGTTCCTATTTCCGAAAGCTCTGAAAGTTCCAGTTTATATGAATCACCTCCCAGTGAAAGTTCCAGTTTATATGAATCATCTCCCAGTGAAGAATCCAATGCTTATGAATCTGCTGAGTATCAGAACTATGAGTCATATGAAAATTCTGAACTGTGA